Proteins encoded by one window of Superficieibacter sp. HKU1:
- a CDS encoding glycoside hydrolase family 15 protein, which produces MKNAEYHSPVRKEGFAELGDYAAIGEGRSVALIAPDGSIDWWCAPNLDSPPLFDRLLDPEIGGFFQLEPEGAYTVSRQYRQDSNVLETRFETETGQVLLTESINSTLAGRLPWSELARRVEGIEGEVTLNLALRFGTRAETRSPWMAKTKQGNVYHIADLMAMLRTSDDIEITSADDEQITGRLKTTAGSRALVALLVTEKEPLAVPPLSAIDNRIETSHVAWCDWARSLSYEGRYQKHVGRSALALKFLWYSPTGALAAAATTSLPEGIGGEKNYDYRYAWIRDACLIIKAFAFLGALEECKAAFSWLSKTILRHGVQLHACYTLEGDMVPEESYPPLRGYKDSTPVRIGNNARDQTQLSMYGDMLATAQQFVEAGHVLDLSTSRLLGELANCCADHWRQKDSGIWELPDLQHYTHSKMACWLALDMAVKMAEEKYIEPTWVKRWQRERDRIRDWVESHCWSESKQAYLFYRGSDGGLDASLALVHRYGKKVNPQRMLSTYAAIRRELGNDSAMLYRYSGVEKEENTFVACSFWLAEAWAEMGEINHAEQAMEEILDTICDKGNVETFNEMFDVRSNTWTGNLPQGLSHLALIFAAQAMTNYDKHAS; this is translated from the coding sequence TTGAAGAATGCAGAATACCATTCTCCCGTCCGCAAGGAGGGGTTTGCCGAACTCGGCGACTACGCGGCAATCGGCGAAGGGCGCTCGGTGGCGCTGATCGCGCCAGATGGTTCAATCGACTGGTGGTGCGCCCCAAATCTTGACTCTCCTCCCCTGTTTGACCGCCTGCTCGACCCGGAAATTGGCGGTTTTTTTCAGCTTGAGCCGGAAGGTGCCTATACGGTCAGCCGTCAATATCGTCAGGACAGCAACGTTCTGGAAACCCGTTTCGAAACCGAAACCGGCCAGGTGCTGCTGACCGAATCCATTAACAGTACGCTGGCGGGACGTCTGCCGTGGAGCGAGCTGGCGCGCCGGGTTGAAGGCATTGAAGGTGAGGTCACGCTGAATCTTGCCTTACGCTTCGGCACGCGGGCCGAAACCCGCTCACCGTGGATGGCAAAGACTAAACAGGGCAACGTTTATCATATTGCCGATCTGATGGCGATGCTGCGCACCAGCGATGACATTGAGATCACCTCGGCCGATGATGAGCAGATTACCGGCCGTCTGAAAACAACCGCCGGATCGCGTGCGCTGGTCGCCTTGCTGGTGACCGAAAAAGAGCCGCTGGCCGTTCCGCCCCTTTCAGCTATCGATAATCGCATCGAAACCAGCCATGTCGCGTGGTGTGACTGGGCCAGAAGCCTGAGTTATGAAGGTCGCTATCAAAAACACGTGGGGCGCTCGGCGCTGGCGCTGAAGTTTCTCTGGTATTCACCGACCGGCGCGCTGGCGGCAGCAGCCACCACTTCGCTGCCTGAAGGGATCGGCGGCGAGAAAAATTACGATTATCGTTATGCCTGGATCCGCGATGCCTGTCTCATTATTAAGGCCTTCGCGTTTCTCGGCGCGCTTGAGGAGTGTAAAGCCGCGTTCTCCTGGCTGTCGAAAACCATTCTGCGCCACGGTGTTCAGTTGCACGCCTGCTATACCCTGGAAGGCGATATGGTGCCGGAAGAATCGTATCCGCCGCTGCGGGGGTATAAAGATTCGACGCCGGTGCGAATAGGTAATAACGCTCGCGATCAGACCCAACTCAGCATGTACGGCGACATGCTCGCCACCGCCCAGCAGTTTGTGGAAGCGGGACACGTCCTGGACCTCTCCACGTCGCGCTTGCTGGGAGAACTGGCCAACTGCTGCGCCGATCACTGGCGGCAAAAGGATTCCGGGATTTGGGAGTTACCCGACCTTCAGCACTATACGCATTCCAAAATGGCCTGCTGGCTGGCGCTGGATATGGCCGTTAAGATGGCGGAGGAAAAGTATATTGAACCGACCTGGGTCAAGCGCTGGCAACGCGAGCGGGACCGCATTCGCGACTGGGTAGAAAGCCACTGCTGGTCCGAAAGTAAGCAGGCATATTTGTTCTATCGCGGCAGCGACGGCGGCCTTGATGCCTCTCTGGCGCTGGTTCACCGCTACGGCAAAAAAGTCAATCCGCAGCGAATGCTGTCGACCTACGCCGCTATCCGTCGCGAGCTGGGGAACGACAGTGCCATGCTCTACCGCTACAGCGGCGTGGAAAAAGAAGAAAACACCTTCGTGGCCTGTTCGTTCTGGCTTGCCGAAGCCTGGGCGGAGATGGGAGAAATCAACCACGCTGAACAAGCGATGGAAGAAATTCTCGACACGATTTGTGATAAAGGCAACGTGGAGACCTTCAACGAAATGTTCGATGTCAGAAGCAATACCTGGACCGGCAACCTGCCGCAGGGGCTGAGCCATCTGGCGCTGATCTTTGCCGCACAGGCGATGACAAACTACGATAAGCACGCATCGTAG
- a CDS encoding phosphotriesterase-related protein — MKGSIFRHPTPLPLGVGSGYVMTVLGPLPISEIGVTLMHEHILLDASGKWVPPCCCSDRHLAEMPVKMENLGELSLNPLMSRDNCQLFDVDVAIEELTKYRALGGETVVDPTNIGIGRDPKALARVARLTGLNIIMGTGFYLEPSHPEWVRTSSVEQLTERLIYDLGGAEEKPEVLAGLIGEIGISSRFTPDEEKSLRAAGRASAATGVPIEVHLPGWERLGHRVLDILEQEGADLRHTVLCHMNPSFADKRYQRELAQRGAFLEYDMIGMSYYYADESAQSPSDEENARAIRELIDDGYIQQILLSQDVFLKTMLTRYGGHGYGYILKHFVPRLRRHGVSGEQLETLMIGNPQRVFGG; from the coding sequence ATGAAAGGATCAATTTTTCGCCATCCCACCCCGCTGCCGCTTGGCGTCGGTAGCGGTTACGTGATGACAGTGCTTGGCCCGCTGCCGATTAGCGAAATAGGCGTGACCCTGATGCATGAGCATATTTTGCTGGATGCCTCCGGCAAATGGGTACCGCCCTGCTGCTGTAGCGATCGCCATCTTGCCGAAATGCCCGTAAAAATGGAAAACCTCGGCGAACTGTCGCTGAATCCGCTGATGAGCCGCGATAACTGCCAGCTGTTTGACGTCGACGTTGCGATTGAAGAACTGACTAAATATCGCGCCCTTGGCGGAGAAACGGTGGTCGACCCGACCAATATCGGTATCGGCCGCGATCCCAAAGCGCTGGCGCGCGTCGCGCGCCTGACCGGTCTGAACATTATTATGGGTACCGGCTTCTATCTGGAACCTTCGCACCCCGAGTGGGTAAGAACCAGCAGCGTCGAACAGCTGACCGAGCGGCTGATTTACGATCTGGGCGGCGCGGAGGAGAAGCCGGAGGTGCTCGCCGGGCTCATTGGCGAAATCGGTATTTCGAGCCGCTTTACGCCGGATGAAGAGAAATCCCTGCGCGCTGCGGGCCGGGCCAGCGCCGCGACCGGCGTGCCGATCGAGGTCCATCTGCCCGGCTGGGAGCGGCTGGGTCATCGGGTGCTGGATATTCTCGAACAGGAAGGCGCCGATTTACGCCATACCGTGCTGTGCCATATGAATCCCAGCTTTGCCGATAAGCGCTACCAACGGGAGCTGGCGCAGCGCGGGGCGTTTCTCGAATACGACATGATCGGCATGAGCTATTACTACGCCGACGAGTCGGCGCAGTCGCCCTCCGACGAAGAGAACGCCCGCGCAATTCGCGAACTGATTGACGACGGCTATATCCAGCAAATACTGCTGTCGCAGGACGTCTTCCTGAAAACCATGCTCACCCGCTACGGCGGCCACGGTTACGGCTACATACTCAAGCATTTTGTTCCCCGCCTGCGGCGCCATGGCGTCAGCGGCGAACAGCTTGAAACCCTGATGATTGGAAATCCCCAACGGGTCTTTGGCGGATAA
- a CDS encoding glutamine amidotransferase — MQKKILLVGESWTSTSTHVKGFDQFATATWHTGATDFLAALADSAYAITYMPAHAAATDFPLTLEALQQWDAIILSDIGANTLLLHPDTWLKSRRTANRLTLLHDYVAGGGSLMMIGGYYSFQGINGGARYRHTAVEKVLPVRCLAWDDRIETPEGCYAEVTESHALFNDIPGEWPWLLGYNEVEMHPEGKLLATVAGTGHPLLAIREYQQGRSLVWTSDMSAHWLPEEFAQWPGYRQLWINCLDWLTERR; from the coding sequence ATGCAGAAAAAAATCTTACTGGTCGGTGAATCCTGGACCAGCACGTCAACGCACGTTAAAGGCTTCGACCAGTTTGCCACCGCCACCTGGCACACCGGCGCAACGGATTTTCTGGCCGCGCTCGCGGACAGTGCCTACGCCATTACCTATATGCCCGCCCACGCGGCGGCGACAGACTTTCCGCTGACGCTGGAGGCGCTGCAGCAGTGGGATGCGATTATTCTTTCGGATATTGGCGCCAATACGCTGCTGCTGCATCCGGACACCTGGCTGAAAAGCCGCCGAACCGCCAATCGTCTGACGCTGCTGCATGACTACGTGGCCGGCGGCGGCTCGCTGATGATGATTGGCGGCTATTATAGCTTCCAGGGGATTAACGGCGGCGCGCGCTATCGCCATACCGCGGTGGAGAAAGTTCTGCCGGTCCGCTGTCTGGCATGGGACGATCGCATTGAAACTCCGGAGGGTTGCTATGCCGAAGTGACGGAATCCCACGCTCTGTTCAACGATATTCCGGGCGAATGGCCGTGGCTGCTGGGCTATAACGAAGTAGAAATGCATCCGGAAGGCAAACTGCTGGCGACCGTGGCCGGTACTGGTCATCCGCTGCTGGCTATTCGTGAATATCAGCAGGGTCGCTCGCTGGTGTGGACCAGCGATATGTCGGCTCACTGGCTGCCGGAAGAGTTTGCTCAATGGCCCGGCTACCGCCAGCTGTGGATTAACTGCCTTGACTGGCTGACGGAACGTCGCTGA
- the yghU gene encoding glutathione-dependent disulfide-bond oxidoreductase yields MSDNNYQPPKVWTWNQQGGGAFANINRPVSGATHEKELPTGRHPLQLYSLGTPNGQKVTIMLEELLAKGVTGAEYDAWLIRIGEGDQFSSGFVEVNPNSKIPALRDHSTTPPTRVFESGAILVYLAEKYGYFLPKDLAARTETLNWLFWLQGSAPFLGGGFGHFYNYAPVKIEYAIDRFTMEAKRQLDVLDKQLAQHKYVAGDEYTIADMAVWPWYGNVVLGNVYDAAEFLDAGSYKNVLRWANEIASRPAVKRGRIVNRTNGPLNEQLHERHDASDFDTQTEDKRQS; encoded by the coding sequence ATGTCAGACAATAACTATCAACCTCCGAAGGTATGGACATGGAATCAGCAAGGCGGCGGCGCATTCGCCAATATCAACCGCCCGGTGTCTGGCGCAACGCATGAAAAGGAACTTCCCACCGGCAGGCATCCGCTCCAGCTCTATTCGCTGGGCACGCCAAACGGGCAGAAAGTCACGATTATGCTTGAGGAACTGCTGGCAAAAGGCGTGACGGGGGCGGAATACGATGCATGGCTGATCCGCATCGGCGAAGGCGATCAGTTCTCCAGCGGTTTTGTGGAAGTAAACCCGAACTCCAAAATTCCGGCGCTGCGCGATCACTCCACCACGCCTCCGACCCGCGTCTTTGAATCCGGCGCGATCCTGGTTTATCTGGCGGAAAAATATGGCTACTTCCTGCCAAAAGATCTGGCCGCCCGTACTGAGACGCTGAACTGGCTGTTCTGGCTTCAGGGCTCGGCCCCGTTCCTCGGCGGCGGCTTCGGCCACTTTTACAACTATGCGCCCGTCAAAATTGAGTACGCGATCGATCGTTTCACGATGGAGGCGAAACGCCAGTTAGACGTGCTGGATAAACAACTTGCGCAGCATAAATACGTCGCGGGGGATGAATATACCATCGCGGATATGGCCGTCTGGCCGTGGTATGGCAACGTGGTGCTCGGCAACGTCTATGATGCGGCTGAATTCCTGGACGCAGGCAGCTATAAAAACGTGCTGCGCTGGGCTAACGAGATTGCCAGCCGTCCGGCGGTAAAACGCGGGCGCATCGTTAATCGCACCAACGGCCCGCTTAACGAGCAGCTTCACGAACGTCACGACGCCAGCGACTTCGACACCCAAACTGAAGACAAGCGCCAGTCCTGA
- a CDS encoding thioredoxin domain-containing protein has product MNQQHYVAQPLEWGHGPRTFEVFLEPTCPFSVRAFNKLHALLELAGEDKITVKIRLQSQPWHLFSGVIVRCILAASTLPDGREAAHKVMQAVADHRETFEFTDHCAGPNMDATPQEMIARIEKYSGVSLAEAFARPALQNEIKWHCKYARQNGIHVSPTFMVNGLVQADLGSGDDISVWAERLLA; this is encoded by the coding sequence ATGAACCAACAGCATTATGTCGCGCAGCCGCTGGAATGGGGCCACGGCCCGCGGACGTTTGAGGTTTTTCTTGAGCCGACCTGTCCGTTTTCCGTGCGTGCGTTTAACAAGCTACACGCGCTGCTTGAACTGGCGGGCGAAGATAAAATCACCGTGAAGATCCGCCTGCAATCGCAGCCCTGGCATCTTTTTTCCGGGGTCATTGTGCGCTGTATTCTGGCCGCGTCGACTCTGCCGGACGGCAGAGAGGCGGCGCATAAAGTGATGCAGGCCGTTGCCGATCATCGGGAAACATTTGAGTTTACCGATCACTGCGCCGGCCCGAATATGGACGCCACGCCGCAGGAAATGATTGCGCGGATTGAGAAGTACAGCGGCGTCAGCCTGGCGGAAGCCTTTGCCCGTCCGGCGTTGCAGAACGAGATTAAGTGGCACTGTAAATACGCCCGCCAGAATGGCATCCACGTTTCGCCGACCTTTATGGTCAACGGACTGGTGCAGGCGGATTTAGGTAGCGGCGACGACATCAGCGTCTGGGCAGAGCGTCTTCTGGCCTGA
- a CDS encoding M20 family metallopeptidase, which yields MAATLQLARQLLDFNTINPPGSEADCMRFFADWLNDRGFAVSLSSFGEGRCNLIARLPGAKTGKPLAFTGHLDTVPLGNAPWQYDPFGSQIKDGRLYGRGSSDMKAAIAAFAVACVHQRETILAGRGAVMLITGGEETGCDGARALIASSTLPDVGALIVGEPTANYPVIGHKGALWLRCETRGKTAHGAMPELGINAIYLAADALGKIQHFSPGAAHPLMKQPTLNVGRIEGGLNINSVPDRTRFDVDIRSAPNLQHATIRQRLTTLLGESVTVSTLVDLPAMLSREDHAWIQQVYQRCQPLHAKPIEPRVVPYFTDASLLLPALGDPPCIILGPGEPSMAHQTDEYCLLSRLEEAEQLYEDIIRNWEM from the coding sequence ATGGCCGCCACCCTGCAACTGGCCCGGCAACTGCTGGACTTTAATACCATCAACCCGCCGGGCAGCGAAGCAGACTGCATGCGGTTCTTCGCCGACTGGCTTAACGATCGCGGTTTTGCGGTTTCGCTGTCGTCGTTCGGCGAGGGACGCTGCAATCTTATCGCCAGGCTGCCCGGGGCGAAGACCGGTAAGCCGCTGGCTTTTACGGGTCATCTGGACACCGTGCCGCTGGGAAATGCCCCGTGGCAGTACGATCCTTTCGGCTCGCAGATCAAAGACGGTCGCCTTTATGGACGCGGGTCCAGCGATATGAAAGCGGCGATAGCGGCGTTTGCCGTCGCCTGCGTTCATCAGCGAGAAACGATCCTCGCCGGACGCGGCGCGGTAATGCTGATTACCGGCGGAGAAGAGACCGGCTGCGATGGCGCACGAGCGCTGATCGCCTCCTCGACGTTGCCTGACGTGGGCGCCCTGATCGTCGGGGAGCCCACCGCCAACTATCCGGTGATCGGCCATAAAGGCGCGCTCTGGCTACGCTGCGAAACGCGGGGGAAAACCGCCCACGGCGCGATGCCGGAGCTGGGAATAAATGCTATCTATCTCGCGGCGGATGCACTGGGTAAGATCCAGCATTTTTCGCCGGGCGCGGCGCACCCGCTGATGAAGCAGCCCACCCTCAACGTCGGACGCATCGAAGGTGGACTCAATATTAATTCCGTGCCGGACCGCACGCGTTTTGATGTCGATATCCGCAGCGCGCCCAATTTACAGCACGCCACTATCCGGCAGCGCTTGACCACGCTGCTTGGCGAAAGCGTCACGGTTTCCACGCTGGTTGACCTGCCCGCCATGCTGAGCCGGGAGGATCACGCGTGGATTCAGCAGGTTTATCAGCGCTGCCAGCCGCTGCACGCTAAGCCGATTGAACCGCGCGTGGTGCCTTACTTTACCGACGCCTCGCTGCTGCTGCCTGCGTTGGGCGATCCGCCCTGTATTATTCTCGGCCCCGGCGAGCCGTCTATGGCCCATCAAACCGACGAGTACTGCCTGCTCAGCCGGCTGGAGGAGGCTGAGCAGCTATACGAAGACATTATTCGCAACTGGGAGATGTAG
- a CDS encoding DUF1996 domain-containing protein yields MKLTAITTGLMSTLAFCSFTAHAGPQSHVVCAYHHTLGDDAIMMFGKPNQAMWHDFFGNTHTDAFSTYQTLREHPQTSCDNQADGSAYWAPAMKLPDGEVVKPAYQKTYYQATNVDNYPLHPFPAGLELLAGDHHGTAPSSHITFLCANGKGYTNKAGEVCGLRGAGDAVQFNIGIAFPNCWDGVNLKPTHGHSNAAYDVKGKCPADYPVKVPTVNMNIAYVLPQITSLDTAKVQLSLDPTMHGDRREEHWGSIYTAHADFMNGWTEDAAQFMTELCMNNNLDCGTTVPWAYAKAEENTSVSSSHPNQHNATPESLNVEDNWQDGGRTQHPETMTLVKFKIPQLPAGVDPARFKYRIRIFGGKVEKNGADQIFFYPTSNDWNARTVTWNTRPAVKYNSDAILYLNYSREYRMVDVDKAVRKALAEGKTEISWYIGGDRHGNHYEFKPASSRESLVLMLTGFKSVPQT; encoded by the coding sequence ATGAAACTTACCGCTATCACAACCGGACTGATGTCCACCCTCGCATTTTGTTCTTTTACCGCCCATGCCGGGCCGCAGTCGCACGTGGTGTGTGCGTATCATCACACCCTCGGTGACGACGCCATTATGATGTTTGGCAAGCCAAACCAGGCGATGTGGCACGATTTTTTTGGCAATACCCACACGGATGCTTTTTCCACCTATCAGACCCTGCGCGAGCATCCCCAGACCAGCTGCGATAACCAGGCGGATGGCTCAGCGTACTGGGCTCCAGCCATGAAACTGCCCGACGGCGAAGTCGTCAAACCGGCCTATCAGAAGACCTATTATCAGGCCACTAACGTTGATAACTATCCACTGCACCCTTTCCCGGCCGGGCTGGAGCTGCTGGCGGGCGACCACCATGGAACCGCCCCCAGTTCGCACATCACGTTCTTATGCGCCAACGGCAAAGGCTACACCAATAAAGCGGGTGAAGTCTGCGGCTTACGCGGCGCGGGCGATGCCGTACAATTTAATATCGGCATCGCCTTTCCCAACTGCTGGGATGGCGTCAACCTGAAGCCGACGCACGGCCACAGCAATGCCGCTTATGATGTTAAAGGCAAATGCCCGGCGGATTATCCGGTGAAAGTCCCGACGGTAAACATGAATATCGCTTATGTGCTACCGCAGATCACCTCGCTGGATACCGCTAAGGTCCAGCTCTCCCTGGACCCGACCATGCACGGCGACCGTCGTGAAGAACACTGGGGCAGCATTTATACCGCACATGCCGATTTCATGAACGGCTGGACGGAAGATGCGGCGCAGTTTATGACCGAACTGTGCATGAACAACAACCTGGATTGCGGCACTACCGTACCCTGGGCCTATGCCAAAGCAGAAGAGAACACCTCGGTCAGCAGCAGCCATCCGAATCAGCATAACGCGACGCCGGAAAGCCTTAACGTAGAGGATAACTGGCAGGATGGCGGACGTACTCAGCATCCGGAAACGATGACGCTGGTGAAATTTAAAATCCCACAGCTACCCGCAGGCGTGGATCCGGCGCGGTTCAAATACCGTATTCGAATTTTCGGCGGCAAAGTGGAGAAGAACGGCGCGGATCAGATTTTCTTTTATCCGACCAGCAATGACTGGAATGCCAGAACCGTAACCTGGAATACGCGCCCGGCGGTGAAGTACAACTCTGATGCGATCCTTTACCTGAACTATTCCCGCGAATATCGCATGGTCGATGTGGATAAAGCCGTGCGTAAAGCGCTGGCGGAGGGGAAAACGGAGATTTCCTGGTATATCGGCGGCGATCGTCATGGCAACCATTATGAATTCAAACCGGCCAGTTCGCGGGAAAGTCTGGTGCTGATGTTGACCGGCTTTAAAAGCGTTCCGCAGACTTGA
- the gss gene encoding bifunctional glutathionylspermidine amidase/synthase translates to MSNGIHHQHAPFGTLLGYAPGGVAIYSSDYSSLDPHYYADDASFRSYIDHEYMGHKWQCVEFARRFLFLNYGVVFTDVGMAWEIFSLRFLREVVNDNILPLQAFANGSRRPPEAGALLVWQKGGEFSGTGHVAVITQLCQNRVRIAEQNVIHTPLPPGQQWTRELALVVENGCYTLRDTFDDTTILGWMIQTDETEHSLPQPDIRGEALAIRGARLEDKTLFEGKWLDEQDPLQRAYVQANGHVINRDPAQYFTITDTAEQELIKATNELHLMYLHATDKVMKDDNLLALFDIPKILWPRLRLSWQRRRHDMITGRMDFCLDERGLKVYEYNADSASCHTEAGRILERWTALGYKGNGYNPGEDLLNELIGAWRHSHARPFVHIMQDNDVEEDYHAQFMQQALEKAGFDSKILRGLDELRWDDAGQLIDGDGRLVNCVWKTWAWETAIEQVREVSETEYAAVPIRTGHPQNEVRLIDVLLRPEVMVFEPLWTVIPGNKAILPILWSLFPHHRYLLDTDFVVNDELVQTGYAVKPIAGRCGSNIDLVSHQEELLDKTSGKFSEQKNIYQQLWCLPNVDGKYIQVCTFTVGGSYGGTCLRGDDSLVIKKESDIEPLIVVKTEES, encoded by the coding sequence ATGAGCAACGGAATTCATCACCAGCATGCCCCGTTTGGCACGCTATTAGGTTACGCCCCCGGCGGCGTCGCCATTTATTCGTCAGATTACAGCTCCCTCGATCCGCACTACTACGCCGATGACGCGTCCTTTCGCAGCTATATCGACCATGAATATATGGGGCACAAATGGCAGTGCGTGGAATTCGCCCGCCGTTTTCTGTTTCTGAATTATGGCGTTGTCTTTACCGATGTCGGTATGGCGTGGGAAATCTTCTCTCTGCGCTTTCTGCGTGAGGTGGTCAACGACAACATTTTGCCGCTGCAGGCATTTGCCAATGGCTCCCGGCGTCCGCCGGAAGCGGGGGCGCTGCTGGTCTGGCAGAAAGGTGGCGAATTTAGCGGTACCGGGCATGTGGCGGTCATTACCCAACTGTGCCAGAACCGCGTCAGGATCGCCGAGCAAAATGTGATTCACACGCCGCTGCCTCCCGGCCAGCAGTGGACCCGTGAACTGGCGCTGGTGGTGGAAAACGGCTGCTATACCCTTCGCGATACCTTTGACGACACCACGATCTTAGGCTGGATGATCCAGACCGATGAGACGGAGCACAGTTTGCCACAGCCGGATATCCGCGGCGAGGCGCTGGCCATTCGCGGCGCGCGGCTGGAAGATAAAACGCTGTTTGAAGGGAAATGGCTCGATGAGCAGGACCCGCTGCAACGCGCCTATGTGCAGGCTAACGGCCATGTGATTAACCGCGATCCGGCACAGTATTTTACCATCACCGACACCGCCGAGCAGGAGTTGATCAAGGCGACCAACGAACTGCATCTGATGTATCTCCACGCCACCGACAAAGTGATGAAGGACGATAACCTGCTGGCGCTGTTCGATATTCCTAAAATCCTCTGGCCGCGTCTGCGTTTGTCGTGGCAGCGTCGCCGCCACGACATGATCACCGGGCGGATGGATTTTTGTCTGGATGAGCGCGGGCTGAAGGTTTACGAATACAACGCGGATTCGGCCTCCTGCCATACGGAAGCGGGGCGCATCCTCGAACGCTGGACGGCGCTCGGCTATAAAGGAAACGGGTATAATCCTGGCGAGGATCTGCTTAATGAGTTAATCGGCGCGTGGAGACACAGTCATGCGCGTCCGTTTGTGCATATCATGCAGGATAACGACGTTGAGGAAGATTACCACGCGCAGTTTATGCAGCAGGCGCTGGAGAAAGCCGGTTTTGACAGCAAGATCCTCCGCGGGCTGGATGAGCTGCGCTGGGATGATGCTGGTCAATTGATTGACGGCGACGGACGGCTGGTGAACTGCGTGTGGAAAACCTGGGCGTGGGAAACGGCGATAGAACAGGTGCGCGAAGTCAGCGAGACAGAGTATGCCGCCGTACCGATCCGCACCGGGCATCCGCAGAACGAGGTCCGATTGATAGACGTTCTGCTACGCCCTGAAGTGATGGTTTTCGAACCGCTGTGGACGGTGATCCCCGGCAACAAGGCCATACTGCCGATCCTCTGGTCGCTGTTCCCGCATCATCGCTATCTGCTGGATACTGATTTTGTGGTTAATGACGAGCTGGTGCAGACCGGATATGCCGTGAAGCCGATTGCCGGTCGCTGCGGCAGTAATATCGATCTGGTGAGCCATCAGGAAGAACTACTGGATAAAACCAGCGGTAAATTTAGCGAACAGAAAAATATCTACCAGCAGCTTTGGTGCCTGCCGAATGTGGACGGAAAATATATCCAGGTTTGTACGTTTACCGTTGGGGGCAGCTATGGCGGAACCTGCCTGCGCGGCGATGATTCGCTGGTCATTAAAAAAGAGAGCGATATCGAACCGTTAATTGTGGTGAAAACGGAGGAAAGCTAA
- a CDS encoding SDR family oxidoreductase, protein MSEQTKKTSLAPEYPTPPFVEQPQPVPGLASKMIPVPDHGETSYRGSGRLSGRKALITGGDSGIGRAVAIAYAREGADVAINYLPEEESDAAEVIKLIEAEGRKAIAIPGDIRSEEFCEKLVKEAVNQLGGLDILVNNAGRQQFNESIKTLKTEDFDATFKTNVYAMFWITRAAVEHLPHGASIINTSSVQAYQPSPILLDYAQTKACIVAFTKSLAQQLGKDGIRVNAVAPGPYWTPLQSSGGQPQEKVKQFGASAPLGRPGQPAEIATLYVTMASPESSYTSGQVWCSDGGTGTL, encoded by the coding sequence ATGTCTGAGCAAACCAAAAAAACCTCTCTCGCCCCGGAATATCCTACTCCTCCCTTTGTAGAGCAGCCGCAGCCCGTACCAGGCCTGGCCAGTAAGATGATCCCGGTGCCGGATCACGGTGAAACCAGCTATCGCGGCTCTGGCCGTCTGAGCGGGCGTAAGGCGCTGATTACCGGCGGTGACTCTGGTATTGGTCGTGCGGTGGCGATTGCCTATGCACGTGAAGGCGCGGATGTAGCCATTAACTATCTGCCGGAAGAAGAGTCTGACGCGGCGGAAGTGATCAAGCTTATAGAAGCGGAAGGCCGTAAAGCTATCGCCATCCCCGGCGATATCCGCTCGGAAGAATTCTGTGAGAAACTGGTGAAAGAGGCGGTTAACCAGCTCGGCGGGCTGGATATCCTGGTTAATAACGCCGGTCGCCAGCAGTTCAACGAATCTATCAAGACGCTGAAAACGGAAGATTTTGACGCGACGTTCAAAACTAACGTTTATGCGATGTTCTGGATCACCCGCGCCGCGGTGGAACATCTGCCGCACGGTGCCTCGATTATTAATACATCGTCAGTTCAGGCGTATCAGCCAAGCCCTATTCTGCTGGACTATGCGCAGACCAAAGCCTGTATCGTGGCGTTCACTAAGTCACTGGCGCAGCAACTGGGTAAAGACGGTATCCGGGTGAATGCCGTGGCGCCGGGGCCATACTGGACGCCACTGCAGTCCAGCGGCGGCCAGCCGCAGGAGAAAGTGAAGCAGTTTGGGGCCAGCGCGCCGCTGGGTCGCCCAGGCCAGCCTGCGGAAATCGCTACGCTGTATGTCACGATGGCTTCGCCTGAAAGCAGCTACACCTCCGGTCAGGTATGGTGCTCTGACGGCGGTACCGGCACCCTGTAA